The Kineosporia sp. NBRC 101731 genome includes a window with the following:
- the nrdE gene encoding class 1b ribonucleoside-diphosphate reductase subunit alpha: MTDVLDVGMDYHSLNAMLNLYGPQGEIQFEKDREAARQYFLQHVNQNTVFFHDLDEKLDYLVENKYYEGAVLDQYDRAFIKRLYKHAYSKKFRFPTFLGAFKYYTSYTLKTFDGKRYLERFEDRVSMVALTLASGDENFALQLVDEIITGRFQPATPTFLNLGKAQRGEPVSCFLLRIEDNMESIARGINSSLQLSKRGGGVALLLSNVREYGAPIKHIENQSSGVIPVMKLLEDSFSYANQLGARQGAGAVYLHAHHPDIMQFLDTKRENADEKIRIKTLSLGVVIPDITFELAKKNEDMYLFSPYDVERVYGVPFADISVSEKYREMVDNGAIRKKKINARDFFQTLAELQFESGYPYILFEDTANAANPIKGRITHSNLCSEILQVSTPSTFNTDLSYDHIGRDISCNLGSMNIATAMDSPDFGRTVETAIRALTAVSDQTSIESVPSIKRANAGGHAIGLGQMNLHGYLARERIFYGSDEGLDFTNIYFYTVAYHAIRASNLLSKERGTRFIGFEDSKYADGSYFTKYVEKTWLPRTARVKQLFEDAGVAIPTQQDWQALSDSVREFGLYNQNLQAVPPTGSISYINNSTSSIHPIVSKIEIRKEGKLGRVYYPAPFMTNDNLDYYQDAYEIGFEKIVDTYAEATQHVDQGLSLTLFFKDTATTRDINRAQIYAWRKGIKTLYYIRLRQLALEGTEVEGCVSCML, encoded by the coding sequence ATGACGGACGTTCTGGACGTGGGTATGGACTACCACTCCCTGAACGCGATGCTGAATCTCTACGGTCCGCAGGGCGAGATTCAGTTCGAGAAGGACCGGGAGGCGGCGCGGCAGTATTTCCTGCAGCACGTCAACCAGAACACGGTCTTCTTCCACGACCTGGACGAGAAGCTCGACTACCTGGTCGAGAACAAGTACTACGAAGGCGCGGTGCTCGACCAGTACGACCGGGCGTTCATCAAACGGCTGTACAAGCACGCTTATTCGAAGAAGTTCCGGTTCCCGACCTTCCTCGGGGCGTTCAAGTACTACACCTCGTACACGCTGAAGACGTTTGACGGCAAGCGCTACCTGGAGCGTTTCGAGGACCGGGTCTCGATGGTGGCGCTCACGCTGGCCTCCGGCGACGAGAACTTCGCCCTCCAGCTGGTGGACGAGATCATCACCGGCCGCTTCCAGCCGGCCACCCCGACCTTCCTCAACCTGGGTAAGGCCCAGCGTGGCGAGCCCGTCTCGTGTTTCCTCCTGCGCATCGAGGACAACATGGAGTCGATCGCCCGGGGCATCAACTCCTCGCTGCAGCTGAGCAAGCGCGGCGGCGGCGTGGCCCTGCTGCTGTCGAACGTGCGTGAGTACGGCGCACCGATCAAGCACATCGAGAACCAGTCGTCCGGTGTCATTCCCGTGATGAAGCTGCTCGAAGACTCCTTCTCCTACGCCAACCAGCTCGGGGCGCGTCAGGGCGCGGGTGCGGTGTACCTGCACGCCCACCACCCCGACATCATGCAGTTCCTCGACACCAAGCGGGAGAACGCGGACGAGAAGATCCGGATCAAGACGCTCTCGCTGGGCGTCGTGATCCCGGACATCACGTTCGAGCTGGCGAAGAAGAACGAGGACATGTACCTGTTCTCGCCCTACGACGTGGAGCGCGTCTACGGGGTGCCGTTCGCGGACATCAGCGTGAGCGAGAAGTACCGCGAGATGGTCGACAACGGCGCCATCCGCAAGAAGAAGATCAACGCGCGTGACTTCTTCCAGACGCTGGCCGAGCTGCAGTTCGAGTCGGGTTACCCGTATATCCTTTTCGAGGACACCGCGAACGCGGCCAACCCGATCAAGGGCCGCATCACCCACTCCAACCTGTGCTCCGAGATCCTGCAGGTCTCGACCCCGTCGACGTTCAACACCGACCTGTCGTACGACCACATCGGCCGCGACATCTCGTGCAACCTGGGCTCGATGAACATCGCCACGGCGATGGACTCCCCCGACTTCGGCCGCACCGTCGAGACGGCGATCCGGGCGCTGACCGCGGTCTCCGACCAGACGTCCATCGAGTCGGTGCCCTCGATCAAGCGCGCCAACGCCGGCGGTCACGCCATCGGCCTGGGCCAGATGAACCTGCACGGCTACCTGGCCCGTGAGCGCATCTTCTACGGCTCGGACGAGGGCCTGGATTTCACGAACATCTACTTCTACACGGTGGCCTACCACGCCATCCGGGCGTCGAACCTGCTCTCCAAGGAGCGCGGAACGCGTTTCATCGGCTTCGAGGACTCGAAGTACGCGGACGGTTCGTACTTCACGAAGTACGTCGAGAAGACCTGGCTGCCGCGCACGGCCCGGGTGAAGCAGTTGTTCGAGGACGCCGGTGTCGCCATCCCCACGCAGCAGGACTGGCAGGCCCTGTCCGACTCGGTGCGCGAGTTCGGCCTCTACAACCAGAACCTCCAGGCCGTGCCGCCGACCGGCTCGATCTCGTACATCAACAACTCCACCTCCTCGATCCACCCGATCGTCTCGAAGATCGAGATCCGCAAGGAGGGCAAGCTCGGCCGCGTGTACTACCCGGCGCCGTTCATGACGAACGACAACCTGGATTACTACCAGGACGCGTACGAGATCGGCTTCGAGAAGATCGTCGACACCTACGCCGAGGCCACCCAGCACGTCGACCAGGGCCTGTCGCTGACCCTGTTCTTCAAGGACACGGCCACCACGCGGGACATCAACCGGGCGCAGATCTACGCCTGGCGCAAGGGCATCAAGACGCTGTACTACATCCGCCTGCGTCAGCTGGCGCTCGAAGGCACCGAGGTCGAGGGCTGCGTCTCGTGCATGCTGTGA
- the nrdF gene encoding class 1b ribonucleoside-diphosphate reductase subunit beta: protein MVKLINRVQAINWNKLQDEKDLEVWDRLTGNFWLPEKVPLSNDIQSWATLTDVEKQMTTRVFTGLTLLDTIQGTVGAVSLIPDSLTPHEEAVYTNIAFMESVHARSYSSIFSTLISTPEIDEAFRWSEENPSLQRKAEIVLGYYNGDDPLKRKVASTMLESFLFYSGFYAPMFWSSRAKLTNTADLIRLIIRDEAVHGYYIGYKFQKGLELVGDAERQELKDYTFSLLFELYENEVEYTQDLYDPLGLTEDVKKFLRYNANKALMNLGYEALFPKDETDVNPAILSALSPNADENHDFFSGSGSSYVIGKAVNTEDEDWDF, encoded by the coding sequence ATGGTGAAGCTGATCAACCGTGTCCAGGCGATCAACTGGAACAAGCTGCAGGACGAGAAGGACCTCGAGGTCTGGGACCGGCTCACCGGCAACTTCTGGCTGCCGGAAAAGGTCCCGCTGAGCAACGACATCCAGTCGTGGGCCACCCTGACGGACGTCGAGAAGCAGATGACGACCAGGGTGTTCACCGGTCTGACGCTGCTGGACACGATCCAGGGCACGGTCGGCGCGGTCAGCCTGATCCCGGACTCGCTGACGCCGCACGAGGAAGCCGTCTACACGAACATCGCGTTCATGGAGTCGGTGCACGCGCGGTCGTACTCGTCGATCTTCTCCACGCTGATCTCCACCCCGGAGATCGACGAGGCGTTCCGCTGGTCGGAGGAGAACCCGAGCCTCCAGCGCAAGGCCGAGATCGTGCTGGGCTACTACAACGGTGACGACCCGCTGAAGCGCAAGGTCGCCTCGACCATGCTCGAGTCGTTCCTGTTCTACTCCGGCTTCTACGCGCCGATGTTCTGGTCGAGCCGGGCGAAGCTGACGAACACGGCCGACCTGATCCGCCTGATCATCCGGGACGAGGCCGTGCACGGGTACTACATCGGGTACAAGTTCCAGAAGGGCCTGGAGCTCGTCGGCGACGCCGAGCGCCAGGAGCTGAAGGACTACACGTTCTCGCTGCTGTTCGAGCTGTACGAGAACGAGGTCGAGTACACGCAGGACCTCTACGACCCCCTCGGCCTGACCGAGGACGTCAAGAAGTTCCTGCGGTACAACGCGAACAAGGCCCTGATGAACCTCGGTTACGAGGCGCTGTTCCCGAAGGACGAGACCGATGTGAACCCGGCGATCCTGTCGGCCCTCTCGCCCAACGCGGACGAGAACCACGACTTCTTCTCGGGTTCCGGCTCGTCGTACGTGATCGGCAAGGCGGTCAACACCGAGGACGAGGACTGGGACTTCTGA